The following DNA comes from Miscanthus floridulus cultivar M001 chromosome 5, ASM1932011v1, whole genome shotgun sequence.
CTAGGGCTCTGGAGCTCCCGTCGCTCTTTTTCACCGGAATTTCGAAGAGCCGTTCAGGCGTGTGCCATTATAAAGATGATCGCGGCTACGTGCTAAAAAGTTCAAATGCACAAACACGTCGTGAcactttacttttttttttttatctctcaCGTTATTCCGTTTATTTTTCGATTTAACGGTGAAAGTCACAAATACCCTCACTTTAGATGACACGGCTTCTGTTCGTCCTTATCTCCCCACGGCGCGGTCAATAGAGCGAGGAAAAGAGAAgagcgagagagaaagagagaaagggaGGAGGAAACAAGACAGAGGGAGAGAGCAGCGATGAGGCCACGGAGAGCAGAGGGCAGCACGACGGCGGCACCGGCGAGGGAAGGCGAAGCCGCGTCGATGGCGGTCCTGGGCGGCCGACATCGACGACGCTCGGCTCCCAGCGCGGTGGTGGCGCGATGCAAAGCAGAGGGCTGAAGGGAAAGCAGAGAGGGAGCGCGGGGAAGGTCTGGCTCAACggcgcgcgggcggcggcgcTTGGAGCGGTGGAGCAAggcggggaggaagaagaagcagaggGAAGAGGCGGAGTAGAGGGGCGACAACGACAGCCTTGGTGCCAGCAGCGGCGGTCTCAGCTCCGACAAGGGAGGCAGGGACGGCGACGGGTAGCAGCGGAGACAAGGGCCGCTCTATCATCTCCTCAGGTACGCCGCAGCCGCCGTTCGCGAGGACAGGGGCGGTGCTCGCGGCGGTCGCCTCACCGTCCGCGTCTGTCGGCGGCAGCGACGGAGTCTCGCTTCGCTTCCCGATCTCACTGAGCCAGTCGTTGACGCGCTTTAGCTGCGGGAGCATCCTGGCCGTGCGCTCGCGGTCCCACGGCGCTGACGCCGCCACGTCGGCGTCCAGGAACTGCTCCACGAAGCCGAGGAACCAGCCCCTTGACTCCTCTCCGAGCCGCTTCGTCAGCTCGTCCCTCTCCTTGGCGCCTCCTCCCCTCTCCCACTCCGGTGGCGCGAACATCGTCGTTAGCGCCGCTGCGGCCGCCGCAGTGCCCGTCCTCGCCTTCCCCTTCACGGGGGACAGCCGCGACTTGGGGACGGCGATGATTTCGTTGCCGTGGCCGCAGCAGCCGGCGGCTTCACGGACTCGTCGACGACGATCACGGCCAGCGGCGAGGAGACTGTGGCGGGGGCCGGTTTGAGGTTGTAGATGCCGAAGACGGACAGGTCCGTAGCGAGAGCGGCGCTCATCAGAGCTCGGCGCTCGGCTGTGATGGCAGCCGCCTCCTCGTCGGTAGCGGATCCCACTGTTCCAGCGTTGCTAGCTGCCGAGCTATCTGGCGAGGCTACAGATGTGGCAGACTTGGTGAGGGTGTCGGTGATCACCGTGGCGCGCGAAAAGCGCGGCGTGGAGGGTGAGGAACTGCTCTACGGCTGGCTGCGGGTTCTGCTCCTCCGCCATGGAGCTCACCTCCGCGTACGAGAGAAGGGTATTATGGACAGAGTTACGAAAGAAGGGTATTCCAAACATTATCACTGGTCGGATCCATATGTCAGGGCTGTCAAACAGTGGAAACCTAACCGAAGATGAACAGAATGGCGTGAAGGACAAGAAAATTTAGCGTTACGACACCAGGATCCGTGTAAACTTTTTAGTGACATGTAAAAATATAGCATCTTTCGCAATGACATGCAGAGAAAAGCCTCAATTTCGAAGCCTTTCGGTGCGCTCGTTTCGATCCTGTTTGGCCTTCGGCgcctgtgtttttttttttttctgtctgCACGCCCTCCGCTACGAGCCGAGTAGCTAGCAAAACGGGCTGGGACTAGGAGTTGGGGACACTTGAGAGTGTTTTCGTTTGGACACGGGCCAGCCGGCTCAAGTTGGAGCACGTAGGTGTCCAGGTCACCAGAGCATGTCAGGAGACACCAAAGTTGTCTCGGCTCTCAAGTTGAAACTCAAGCAGTGTTCGGATTTCGCGGAAGTGCTACTTTTCTAGGCTGCTATTGATTTACATTTTGGGACTATTTTGTTCATGGCCTTGGGAGGTTTATCCACAAAAGTCAATTCATTCTTACTTTCTTAGGCACTGAAAATTGACGACCTAGATGATTTGCTTGGCCAAGGCAGGTTCTCGCATTTGGTTTGTAGCACCGACCAGTCGTGGAGTGGTCCGAACCTACGTTTGAACCTGTGTGATTGTTTGGTGTGAAGTCATGCAATGATCTGATCTGTCATTGGTTCATTCTTTGTAGCAATAATTACCGGGCGATTCAGAACCAACCCACGCTGTACGGAGCGGACGCTTAAACCAAACATGTTAGTCTCTCGTACGAAACAAACCCTGCTGATGCTAATTATCTGCGATTGCAGCATGTTACGTCAATCATCTTGTATTCTTGCTAATACAACTGCCAGCTttttatcaagagagcattttaTTGAACTCGATATAATTACATCGAGTTGATACAACTATTTTAAGATTCCTTTTGACTTTGAATAAAAATACACAACTTATAGGCCCTGTtcagcttaccccatattcggtttgtttggcttctttttttagtcggaacagtgttttcctctcacaacaattcagccaaaacagtgtttttcagtcaagtttcagaccagcgaacggggcaatAAATTCTTAAAAGTATAGATATAGACACATCAATGATTATCAATCAAAGATTAGACCGCCAGCTATATGTCTAGGTAAAAAGTCCCTTAACCATGCACTTCAATTGTCACGCTGCCACAACTAAATAATTGTTGGTAAGTAGAGGAGACAAAAAAAAatggggctcttgcgtttgtacccttgttttgtatcgaaattgtgattttgcccctatttttttgactttgtgaatttacccctactgtgtcattcacgaagcaccagtttgcccctgctccgtcatccacccctaacggtgttaaactttgtacaaaaggacataaATGCCCatacgattttgcccctgtttgttatgcctaattgtgattttaccctgatttggaattggacttttttattgtatgctgataattgattaaatttggtcaaacatatttggcacaacttgcaattatttgaactcagatttaatattgataaatattcaaaattttgggatCAAAAGGCTCATAATGCTGGGACGGGAGATTACATAACTTGGCTCCAGCTTTCAGGAATCAGAAGAGTACTGTTTTGGATGCCAGGCGAGGCGAGAGCTACTGAGCTAGGTACCAGGACGGCGGCAGGACGCAGGTGATGGCGATCTCCAGGTGGCTAAACGCTCCCTCTGGACAGAAAGAATGATGGCAAAATTATACCAGATGTCCTTCCAGAAATGAATGGATAAGAAAACATGTGAAAGTTGATGAGAACAAATACAGCCACGTCGTTACTGGCAGAGAAAAGTTGCTTATATAATATACTAACATTAAAATATTTTTCTCGACAGAGCAACAGCAATTCTAGTGAGTATTGATTACAGACAGGCAAGTTTGATTCTACCGCCAGGCAAGGCTGCCTGCCAGGCAGCAGATCCAGGCCATCAATTTCGGTCACCTGGCGACACGATCAATGCCTGGCGAGAAACCTGCCTGGCAGGCCACCAACCAAACATGCCTACGCCTGAAGCATGGCAACAAACACAGGCAACTCTCACCACAGGCATTTTAGGTGAGGGCTCTAACCAAACAAGCTCATAATTTCAAGGAGGGAGGAAGGTAAATGAAGAGAAGCAAAAACTAAATCAAGAAACACATGAAAAATGGCGTTTAAGAGCAGCAAAATGACACTGTACCACAATAGAATGAATCATACAAACAAACAACTTATACTACAGGAGAAAGGCTCTACCATAACACATAGCAACATAAAGTAAATTTTATTTATGTTAATTTTGCTGTATTACCCATGATCTGTCAACTACAGGTTGATGAGCAATTTCGAACAGGGTGTATCAAATACCTCTTCATACTTATAATCTCTGTCAGTTCCTTCCCAAGGGTATCTGGTGGCAGGAGCACAAtcccttcttcttcatcctctCTAACTTGATCGTCTGGAGCAAAGCTTGGTTCACTAGACTCAGCTACTGCATAAATAAATGCATATCATTAAAAATATCTTCAGTGAACTACTCTACTTTTTGTAGATACTAAACACACCAGTCAAACTCTCAGTCTTCTCTGCCAAGTTATCCACCTCATCTGATGGCTCTTGTATcaccaccttcttcttcttctttttcttggttgGATCAAAAGGAGCAAGCTGCAAGATAATTATAAACACTATCAACATGAACGCACAAGGAAGAAAAAGGATCCTAGCCGTCAGACAATGCTACTAGGGGAGTATCACAAATAATTTAACAGACATCATGCACCAAATTATTAAATTCAACATCAGGCTATAATAAATAGCAACCATCTTTAAGGAAAAAAGAACAATCCTTGATTCATGTACAAGGCAGTACACTTCAGGAACAGGCCGGCCTACTCACGCGGACACAAGCACGACAGTTGGCCAGCTTATCGCCGCCAGAACCCAACCGAATCGGACCTAACTGGATGCGCTGTGAGAAGGGGACGAGAGCACATCACCTCGGggacctcctccttcttctccgCCTGCTCGTCGTCCGCCATGGCGACTTCCTTCCCTGGACTCACTGCAGGCGGCTGGGAACCTAGATGTCACGCGCACGAGAGAATTAGAATCTGGGTTTGGCGTCTGAGGAGCGAGGGAAATCGGCATGGCGAGTGGAAAGTGGAGACGGCGGCGTTGGGAAAAGGGGGCAAGGGTTATGAGAAGGTGAGAAGGTCCAGAGCTGGGTGGCGATCCAacggcggcggccggcgagcgCGCGGCGCGAGCGAGCCCTCGCGGTAGCCGACGAGCGCGGCGGTGGCCGGCGAGCGCACGGCGCGGGCGAGCCCTCGCGGCCTCCGGCGAGCGCACGGTGCGGACAAGCCCTCACGGGCGCGGGTGAGCCCTCGCGGCCTCCGGCGAGCGCACGGCGCGGGCGAGCCCTCGCGGCCTCCGGCGAGCGCACGGTGCGGACGAGCCCTCACGGCTGCGCCCCGGCCCACTCCACGTCCACGTCGCCAGGCGCCCCGGCAGCCGCGGccaagcaccgccgccgcccgccctgATGCCGCGACGCCCGCGTCCCGGGCCGCTCCGCGCCCACGTCGCCCCGATGCGGGGTTgccggagcgccatgaccggcgggCGAGGTCGCGAGGGCCACCGTCGCGCTGATGCCGGGTTGCCggagcgccatgaccgacggGCGAGGTCGCCGAGGGCCGCCGTTGCGCGGGCGCGGGGTtgctggagcgccatggccggcgggcgCAGGGGCGCGCGGCCGCGACGGTGCTCGGCCGCCGGTCTTCTGTCCGCACCAGATAGCAATGAAGAGAACGAGCGGATAAGAACGAACATGGAGGGGCATTTCAGTCATTTTGCATCTGATTTtatgtgttttgttttttttaaatcgtTTAATCAGTCTCTAAATAACGGACATCCAAACCAGGGGCAAACGGCTCCTTCGTTTCAAAAtaataggggtaaaatcacaaagttgaaaaaacaggggtaaaatcacaattgaaccTCTGGACAGGGGCAAAAACACCATTTTcccaaaaaaaatatatagatcGATATCTTGTTGGTGTGTGCAGTTTGGGAGATCTAGTAGCCTATAGGAGTAGATAGAGAACCACTGTGAAATAAAAAGGTCATGTCTGGATAACGTATTGGATTTCTAAGGCCATGTTTAAATTTTCTAACACTAAAGTTTAATCACCTAAAGTTTAGTTGTGTGTTCGGATCGTATTCTAAAAGTTTCATAAAAATTTAGTCCAACTAACTCACATTTGTCAACTCGTAAACTAGCAGTTGTTCTGAGTTGAAATCTGGATTGAAAATAAGTCAATTTAttggcccgttcgcttcgctgaaaaaacaaactgaaatactgttctagctgatttgttgtgagagaaaaatattgttttcgattaaaaaaataagctaaaaagatAGATTATAAGATAAACGAACATGACCATTAGGGCACCGTTTGGATATCTAGACTAAAAACTAATCCATCATACGTGACCATGAGCTAAATATATATAGATTAAACATGAACTAATTTTTCTAATAGACTTCTAGTCTCCAATTAGGACCTAGTAGCTCTTGTTAGTCAATGACTAACCTTCCTATTTGGCACTAAAAACCTAGGAGATGCGAACTGATTATACATTAGTTGGTTGGGTTCCTTGTAATAGAACATGCTCATCCGGGTTTAAGTCCCCGACTTGGCATAGATGCTCGCATTTTCCTGGATTTATTCCATGATTTATCGTCGCTatactttcagtggtaggcgacgtctgTTCGGCTACCATTATAAGCCGGCTTATCAGTCAttgtataatatttttctctcccaacaaatcagtcgtacaaatcagcacaagTGGCTTATAAACCAGCCGAACAGAGCCCCATCGACAACGAGGCGTCTGTGGTGCCTtcatgaatctcgagatctgccggctcagtcattcggaggtgctcataaggGTAGGGTTAGCGTACCTATATTCATAAGGATGAGTATGCGTGCGAGTTGTGAGCGTCTATGTTATACCgtgtaatttaaaaaaatagGAGATGGCTAATTTTTAGCTACTACTGGTTATTCGTCCAAACAATCTAACATAGGTCCTAACTTAACAATTgtattgtcggggacctaatactgggtaccccaggaggtggaaccaataaccatcaaacgttgaaaacttctggacggacaagggcgtcgctacgttccttgcccgaatgacggaagtttggttccgttctcgcccgagggctaagggctagtctccgcctcacccgacgtctttgggtcagcctcgcctcgcccgagggctaagggctagcctCCGTTCCACCCGACGCCttcgggacagctccgcctcgtccgagggTTGAAGGCTAgtttccgcctcacccgaccccttcgggatagcttcgcctcgcccgagggctgaaggctagtctccgcctcacccgacgccttcggaacagctctgcctcgcccgaaggttgagggatagacttcgcctcgcccgacccccgaggggtgggcttggtcacgcccaagggataaggactaaactctgtctcgcctgacgacCAATAACGAACCTCGCCCcgttcgatgtccaaagactggttttATCTGACCTGATAACTTCTActttgttccctcatgatgatgggtacagagcaagataagacgttcgggtcaaccatggcttcaaggaccataccctgcgccccggcaggaaaggtactgccagggaacgattgGACGGGtactttagaccctttcgggcgccgcagagcccaaaaggtattgcaggcgcgtgctcctcgccctatagagttgtaggcgctgcctttagctctgggacacaaaacccgacgaagatatacgacaaccactacactccagaaaaggatttgtgatctccaTGAAGGACGGACATGCCGTCACCAcattatggacccaagggagcggcgcctgcaccccgaccccttgggtccatcaaatcaaaggaccttgcccacagcgctactccggaccctgaccccgcgtccctccgatagagactcataggagccagaaggcgtgcagagcaaggctgggcaaggttcataagtcaaaaccactgtactgcagcccataccctgcgcagggtagTATTCTACgaacatcctgacattctacaggggcatcgatagtattgtaggcgcttatcatcctttcacacccatcagaatgggtaaccgagctaggtagacatgagccacaaggctaggtggaGTACGCATCTTaagtcctcacccttgtaaagccgtccccttcatctataaaaggggatgtgcttcctctaaCAAAGGGGGGACCGAAAGACacgagacacacacacacacacagttaagctgctaccaagctcttggcctccttttcgacccttccatcagagacttgggacctgtccctctctcgatcgtttgtatcccctactacgaaccattcacggtgctaataacacgagcagcaacaaactgaacatagggatattcagcccaaaccagtataaatcttgtgtcctttaacgcaccatccgagcctaacgcgcattactataaatttacttgctggtgcttgtacaaaacactgacagttggcgcgccaggtaggggccttgcacgttccaaatcaggcctcggatggccacccacacaATCAGCTGGGCCTCGGgcacacacgtgcgtttcggcgacctagatttcatcgtcacactaggagaagaactggcgctgactcacatggccgcccagtctctcccttccatcaaccttagTTGTctaaggcttgagggcccaccgggcaactctcttggaccccagttatctaGGGAGGCCTCGCGCAATGTCGCCTCATTTTTGGAAGGCCCCGTACAGAGCGCCCCGACAACatttctgttcggtctccgcaatgctgcggcgaccgctggccaccttctggcactacatatggttcagccgcccacggatagcgagttcatggggacgattgagcatgatacggagactctctatggactcctcaacgaggagccagaaTCGTTCTCCAGCTCgaactccagtagggggagccaccacccttaccgggaatgcttcatggcgcagaccctcgaggggcacgtcgaaagtgtctccggggaagaggtcaccccgacAAACAACCCTAACAGCAGATCTGGGGAAGAGacgacagccccatctcacctaaggatggagcagctgagggcccgttaGCTAGAGATCAATGAGGtcaggcaagggctcgtccgagagtacgcggacatcaatcgtgagattgaacgccgcaaagacgggggggcgCCATGGCTcacaccgtacaccaaaggatcctcaccgatgatggaacccttcctcactttgctcgggtgagccaaaacatcgccgcagcaaccgccttgctacaTGGCCTACCGGAGgccgcgacgcccgaggatcgccgcgcccgTCGAGAAATTCgcatgttgctcgagcgtgcggcggcgcagcaggcggaaagttcgctATCTCGACGAcgtgaacccgacaccagccagtgtacgccctcagtgcatcccaccaaggacgcgtccgttcaccaaacaccgccaggcagcaggcagccctccgccgtCCCGGTGCATCAACGCCTCAGCCATGACCGCGACATACGCAACATCATCGATGCTCACAAACGCGCCCACGACGACCATGGAGAGGCAGCACGccgtggctaccatccccgatgtggcggacgctacgacatcAACGAGGATCGAAGCCCGAGCctcggcctgccaggccctcaggccttcgtccgacacatcctcaacgatgCGTTCccgctaaggtatcgaccgcctaccaacatccctaaatattctggcaaaacaaatcctgggctttggctcgaagactatcggcttgcatgtcaggccggtggtgcgagtgatgacgatttcattattcacaatctcccgctgttcttggccgattcggcacgagcgtggctggagcacctaccgtccaatgctatccaaagttgggcggatctgacggagatcttcgtgggcaacttccagggcatgtacaaacgccCCGGAACtcgtgggacctcaagaactatcgccagaagaccgatgaaacccttcgcgggtacatccggcgcttctctcggtagtacaacgagctccctaacatcgccgccgccgatgtgataggagccttcctatccgggacaacctgcaaatccttggtccacaagctaggacatagggGTCCATGGACTTCCAAGGAACTCCTatacatcgccaccagtcatgcctctagagaggaggcggtcgaagcCATCTTCGACCGCTCCGATGGAAAGACGAGGTGGGACGAGGAcaccagcgaaggcgcctccaacc
Coding sequences within:
- the LOC136453649 gene encoding eukaryotic translation initiation factor 2 subunit beta-like isoform X1 — translated: MADDEQAEKKEEVPELAPFDPTKKKKKKKVVIQEPSDEVDNLAEKTESLTVAESSEPSFAPDDQVREDEEEGIVLLPPDTLGKELTEIISMKRRRHVWLVACQAGFSPGIDRVAR
- the LOC136453649 gene encoding eukaryotic translation initiation factor 2 subunit beta-like isoform X2; the encoded protein is MADDEQAEKKEEVPELAPFDPTKKKKKKKVVIQEPSDEVDNLAEKTESLTVAESSEPSFAPDDQVREDEEEGIVLLPPDTLGKELTEIISMKRGSV